The sequence GGGACTTTTTGCCCGACGAACAGCGGCAAGCGGTCTTTGCCGAGTACGCCGGCAAGACGCCGGTCGGCCGCATCGGCCGCGCCGAGGATGTCGCCTCCGCGATAGCCTTCCTCGTCTCCAACGGCTTCATGACCGGCCAGGTGCTGACCTGTGACGGTGGGTTGCGGTTCGCGGCGTGACGTCGACTGTCAGAGCGACTGTGCGATCAGAGTCAGGAAACCGCCGCCCAGCGCGACATTGCCGACGAAGCCGTTGATGCGCGCCGCGCGGTCCGGGCCCTGATGATCCCAGAAATTGTGGAACATCGGCGTGGCGACGATCAGGAACAGCACCAGCACCGCGCAGGCGAGTGCCGTCCAAAGGCCGGCCATCACCAGGACACCGGCGATCATCTGCAGCACAATGCCGGCCCACAACGCCAGCCGCGCCTGCGGCACGCCGCGCGCGGCCATAAGCCCTGTGAGGAAAGCCGCGTTCTGGATGTTGCGCAGGCCGGCGACGACGAAGGCGCCGCCGAGTAACAGGCGGCCGAGAAACAACAAGGTCGATGGCAAATCGGCAGGCATGAAACACTCCCTTTGAAAACAATGGGAGCGCCGCCTCCTCGACGGCGCTCTCATGGCTATGGAAATATCAGGCAGCCTTGGCGGCCGGCATCGGATGAATGGCCTGGAACGGGACGCACAGCCGGTTCCAGGTGTTGATCATGCCGAGGGCGACGGACAGCTTGACCAGTTCCTCTTCCGAGAAATGCTCAAGCGTGCGGGCATAGAGCTCGTCCGATACGCCATTGTTGGCGATCAGGGTCACCGCCTCGGTCCAGGCGAAGGCGGCGCGCTCGCGTTCGGAAAACAGCGGCGATTCCTTCCAGGCCGCGACGAGATAGAGCCGCTGCTCGGTTTCGCCGTCGCGCCGCGCCTCGCGGCTGTGCATTTCGACGCAGAAGGAACAGCCATTGATCTGCGAGGCCCTGAGCTTGATCAGGTGCAGCAGGCTGATCTCCAGCCCGCATTCGTCGACGGCCTTGTTGAGTGCCGATACCGCCTTCATGATCTCCGGCGCCTTGGCGAAAAACTGCATCCTCTGTTTCATCTGATGTCCTTTCACATTTGCTTTTGAGGGGTTGAACTGGATTTCTGCGGCCGCTGGTGGCGCGCCACGAAAGCGCAGCTGGCGGCAAAGGATCGCGGATCGCCTTCTGCCGCGTAATCCGCCACGATGTCGGACAGCTTCACTTCAGCAAGCGCTGCCCGGTAGGCGCGCTCTGCCTTGAGCATCGCGGCATTGATGCCGCAGGGTTTGACATAGGCCGAGGCATCGATCTTGACCGGACCGTTGCGGCGGATCTCACCGCAGCGAAATGCCGGTTCACGCCCTTCTATGGCCAGCACGATATCGAGCAGAGTGATGCGTTCGGCCGCCCGCGCCAGCCGATAGCCGCCCGCCGGCCCCGGCACCGATTCCAGGATGCTCGCGGCGGTCAGCATGTTGAGATGTTTCAGCAGATAGCTCGCCGACAGGCCGAAACACTCAGCGAGAGCAGCGCCCGGCATGGTGCTGTTGCCCTCGACGCTCGCCAGCGTGGCGGTGCAGTGGATGGCCGCCTCAACGCCCTCGCCCAGCTTCATGATGCCGATCTCCATTTCATGGATATCTTTTATCGTGGATACTTTTCATCTGCAATAGGAAAATGAAAAACGGCGCCCGAAGGCGCCGCTTTTTTGTTGAATGCCGCCCCTACTCCGCGGCCACCTTGGCCATCGGGTTGTTCGGATGCGTCGTCCAGTTGGCGTAGATCGGCGACACCGGCTTGCCGGTGCGCTGGTCCATGACGCCGGCGGCCAGCGGCTCCATGGTGATGCAGTTCTCGACCGGGCAGACATTGACGCACAGATTGCAGCCGACGCATTCGGCCTCGATCACCTCGAAATGCCTCACGCCATCGACCATGCTGGTGATCGCCTGGTGCGAAGTGTCCTCGCAGGCGATGTGGCAGCGGCCGCATTTGATGCAAGCGTCCTGGTCGATATGCGCCTTGGCGACATAGTTGAGGTTGAGATACTGCCAGTCGGTGACGTTGGGCGTGGCGCGGCCGATAATGTCGTCGAGCGAGCGGTGGCCCTTCTCGTCCATCCAGTTTTCGAGACCCGCGATCATCTCCTGCACGATCTTGAAGCCGTAGGTCATCGCCGCCGTGCAGACCTGCACATTGCCGGCGCCGAGCGCCAGGAATTCGGCGGCGTCGCGCCAGGTGGTGATGCCGCCAATGCCCGAGATCGGCAGGCCGCGTGTCTCTGGATCGCGCGCGATTTCAGCCACCATGTTCATGGCGATCGGCTTCACCGCCGGGCCGCAATAGCCGCCATGCGAGCCCTTGCCATCGATGGTCGGCATCGGCGCGAAACTGTCGAGGTCGACACCAGTGATCGAATTGATGGTGTTGATCAGCGACACCGCGTCGGTGCCGCCGGCATGCGCGGCACGCGCGGGCTTGCGGATGTCGGTGATGTTGGGCGTCAGCTTGGTGATGACGGGCATGCGCGTATACTGCTTGCACCAGCGCACCACCATTTCGATATATTCCGGCACCTGGCCGACGGCCGCCCCCATGCCGCGTTCCGACATGCCATGCGGGCAGCCGAAATTGAGCTCGATGCCGTCGGCGCCGGTCTCCTCGACCAGCGGCAGGATGGCTTTCCAGCTTGCCTCTTCGCAAGGCACCATGATCGAGGCGATCAGCGCGCGGTCGGGCCAGTCCATCTTGACCTGCTTCATCTCGCGCAGATTGGTCTGCAGGTCGCGGTCGGTGATCAGCTCGATGTTGTTGAGGCCAAGCAGGCGCCGGTCGGCGCCCCAGATCGCGCCATAGCGCGGGCCGTTGACGTTGACGACCGGCGGGCCTTCCTCGCCCAGCGTCTTCCACACCACGCCACCCCAGCCTGCCTTGAAGGCGCGGATGACATTGTAGGCTTTGTCGGTCGGCGGCGCCGAAGCCAGCCAGAACGGATTTGGCGATTTGATGCCGACGAAATTGTTGCGGAGGTCTGCCATGACAGGTCCCTTTCAGCCGAGACGAAGAAGCAGTTCAACGGGTGCGAGAATACCGCCTTCAAGCGCGGCGGTGATATTGGCGATCTTGCTGCGGGCATCCTCGCCCATGACGAGGCCGACGCCGGGCGGCGGCTTCTTGCCCTCCGCTTGCGCGGCGGCCATCCGGGCACGCATCGCGGCGAAGAATTCGATGGCGAAAGCACCGCGCCGCCGCTCGGCGACGACGGAGAAGCCGGAAGCCGTGGCAGCCGAGCGATAGTCGTCGGGCGTGGCAACGAAGGACATGCTCTCGTCCGAAGCCCATGGCAGCGGATAGGTCAGCGCGCCGTCCTTGAGCCGCATCACGTCGTAGACGGCGAAGACGCCGCCCGGCTTGAGCACACGCGCGGCCTCGCCCATCAGCTTTTTCTTGTCGGGAAGGTTCATGCCGACATGCAGGATCATGGCCGCGTCGAAGCCGGCATCGGCGAACGGCATGTCCAGCGCGCTGCCTTGCACGAAGTGCGTCCTGTCGGCCATGCCCGCGCGCTTCGACAGGCTGGTCGCGATATCGACATAGCTTTGCGTGAGATCGATGCCGGTGACATCGGCGCCGGCTTCGTTGGCGGCAAAACGGGCGGGACCGCCCACACCGGAACCAATATCGAGCAGCATGGCTCCTGGTTTCAGCCCCATCTGCCCGATGAGTTCCCTTGTGGCGGCGACACCGCCAATGTGGAATTCGTCGACCGCTTCGAGATCGTCGGCACGCAGATGGGCAACGTCCACGCCCGTATCGGCGAGCGCGGCAAGGATGCGCTGCTCGAGACCCGCTATGTCGTAGTGACGGGCGATGCCCGGTTCCACCGTGGCCATGATCCTTATCCCTGCGTCAGACTCCTGTGTATGCTTTCCGCCGCATCGCGCCCTTGCGCCACGGCCGAGACGGTCAGGTCGTCACCGCCAAAGATGCAGTCGCCGCCGGCCCAGACTTTCGCCAGCGATGTCCGCCCTTCCCCGTCGACCTTGATGCGGCCGGCTTCGAGCTCGATCGAGGCCTCGCTGCCGTTGAGCGCGGCCGGGACAAAGCTCTGGCCGATCGCCTTGAACACCTGGTCGGCGACGAGCGTCAACGTCTCGCCGGTGCCGGCGAGCTTGTCGCCCTTCAATGCCGTGTATTCGAGTTCGATGCCCGACACCTGGCCGGCCTCGGCGATCACCCGCTTCGGCTGCAGCCAGTGGCGGATGGTGACGCCGTTGGCGGCGGCAAGATCCTGCTCGAACCCAGAAGCGTTCATGTGCTCCTGACCACGACGGTAGCAGATCGTCACCTCCTCGGCGCCGAGCAGCTTAGACTGCACGGCGGCGTCGATCGCCGTCATGCCGCCGCCGATGACGACGACGCGCCGGCCGACCGGCAGGCCGGAGAGATCGCTGGCCTGGCGCAGCTCGGCGATGAACTCCACCGCATTGGTGACGCCTTCGGCATCCTCGCCATCGGCGCGCAGCGCGTTGACGCCGCCAAGCCCCATGCCGAGGAACACCGCGTCGTAGTTGCGGATCAGGTCGGAAAGCTGGTAGTCGCGGCCGAGCGCCTTGCCGTTCTGGATGTCGATGCCGCCGATCGCGGTGACATATTCGACCTCGGCCTGGGCGAAATTGTCGACGCTCTTATAGGCGGCGATGCCGTATTCGTTGAGGCCGCCGGCCTTCGGCCGTGCTTCCAGTATGGTTACGTCATGGCCATGACGGGCGAGCCGGTGCGCGGCGGCAAGGCCGGCCGGGCCGGCCCCGACCACGGCGACCGTCTTTCCGGTCGGCTCCGCGCGCGGGTAGAACTGCTTGTTCTCGGCCATGGCGACATCGGTGGCGTAGCGCTGCAGGCGTCCGATCTGCACCGGCTTGCCTTCCGCCACCTCGCGCACGCAGACCTCTTCGCACAGCGTCTCGGTCGGGCAGACGCGAGCGCACATGCCGCCCAAAATGTTCTGGTCGAAGATGGTCTTGGCTGAGCCGATCGGGTTGCCGGTCGAGATCTGACGGATAAACAGCGGGATGTCGATCGAGGTCGGGCACGCGTTCATGCATGGCGCGTCATAGCAGAAATAGCAGCGGTCGGATTCGACCAACCCCTCATGATGATCGAGCGGCGGATGCAGGTCGGAAAAATTATCGGCGTACTGCTCGGCCGCAAGCCTGCCGCCGACGATACCTTCCTTGAACTGGCCTTCTGGCATTGTCAGTTCCCCATGTTTTCGTTTTGGGGAAGGCTAGCACGTTTTATTTTTTTATCAATTGGTCAATTTTCGGCGCAAGCTGCTGAAAAGCCTTGATAAAAACATGATTTTTTCACTCATGTTATGCGATGGAGGGTTGCTCTTGCCTGGGTGCGCTGCCCTCGTCGACCGGCCGGCCATGGATTGCCCGCACCTCGTCCGCCACCAGTTCCTGCAGCCGCCACAGATTTCGGTCATGGATGCCGAACGCTTCGAGGTGGCTGACCGTGTTGTAGAGATATTCGGCGCCGGAGCCGATATGGCCGCAGGCCCTGGCCAATATGCTCGCCACTCTGTCCAGCGGCTGGCCCGGCGACGTTCCCCTGCCCTTTACGCCAACCCAGAAACCGAGTGCGCGGAGCGCGCCTTGCGCCGTATGCACCGGCAGCCACCGAACCGAGCTGACGCTCTCATGGTCGCTGATCTCGCGTCGCAGCAACCTTTCGATCTGCGCCGGCTTTTCACCCTCCGGCAAGCGGTAGATCACCCCGTTGCAGCGTCCGCCGCGCTCGAGCGCCATCATCAGCCCCGGCTGCGCGGCACTGCCGCGCCAGCGCACCATGTCGAGACAAAAGGAGCGGTGCCAGCCGAAGGCCGTGGCGAGCCGTTGCTCGACCGATTCGAATTCCGGCTTCCAGATCAGCGAGCCGTAGGCAAACACCCACAGCGGCCCCTCATCCGCTTCGCCGGACAGCCGCGATGCAAGTGTCTGGAAATCCCCGTCCTTCAGCTCCGTCCAACTCAAGTCTGGGCCGGGATCGGCCTCTTCCCTGTGGCACAGTGCGACAAGCTCCGGCGTGAGCGACATCTGGCGCATGAACACCCCCATTGCCGTAGAGAAATCGAAAATCGCGGGGCACGCAACCGAGAACGCATGTCATGGGCAGGCATTATTGTCCCGGGCGGTTGTCGGATTCCCGTATCCTGGATCGTCCTGCGGTGGATCGAACGACGATCGATGCTGAACGGTGAGGAGACCGACCATGCCGAAATCCCCGATGCCCTTCTTCTGGTACGAGCTGATGACTTCCGACCTCGACGCCGCCGAGGCCTTTTACACCAAGGTTGTCGGCTGGACGGCGCAGCCCTTCGACAAAGCGCCCGGCATGCCGCGCTACATCGTCGTGAATGTCGGCGAGCGCGGCGTCGGCGGGCTGATGACGATGCCCGAGGAAGTCGAGAAGCTGGGCGCGCCGCCCGCATGGCTCGGCTATATCCACACCAAGGATGTCGACGCGTCGACGAAATCCTTGAAAGCTGCCGGAGGAGCCGTCCACCGCGAGCCTGACGACATTCCGGGCGTCGGCCGCTTTGCCGTCGTCGCCGACCCGCAAGGCGCGACCTTCATGTTCCTGCAGCCCAACGGCCCCGACCAGCCCGTCGTTCCGGCCAGAACGCCCGGCCATATCGGCTGGCATGAGCTCTACACCAGCGACTGGAAGGCCGCGTTCGACTTCTATTCCAGCCAGTTCGGCTGGGCCAATGCCGGCGATTTCGACATGGGCCCGATGGGCATCTACCGGACCTTCAAGGCCGGCCCCGAATCCGGCGGCGGCATCATGAACAAGCCCGCGCAAATCCCCGTCCCGGTCTGGCAGTTCTATTTCAACGTCACCGGCATCGACGCGGCCGCAAAACGCGTCACCGACAATGGCGGCACGATCCTGATGGGGCCGATGGAAGTGCCCGGCGGCAGCTGGATCGTGCAGTGCCAGGACCCGCAAGGCGCGCATTTCGCGCTGATGGCGCCAGTGCGCTGACGGCAGCATCGCCGACACGAAGCGACGGCCTTTCATCGCACCATCGATGGAAGGCCGTATTGCTCTGCTTGCCGCTCTATTCCGGCGTCAGCACCGCGACCTTCAGCTCGGCCTTTTTCGCCCCGCTGAACTGGACGATGGCCGGGCCGGCCGCGAGCTTGAAGCGCACGCTCTTGCGGATGCCGGGGCAGGTCTTCACGCCGCTATAGCCGGCCGACTTGATGGCCTTGCCGTCCTGGATGACATCGATCCAGGCTTCGCCCGACAGGCTGATCTGAATGGCTCCCCCGGCCGGCACGTCCACGCTGGCGACGGCACCGAAAGTGCCCTGCGCCGGCGCGCGCTCGGGCGGCAGCGTAAAACCGGCTTTCTCCGCCGGAACCAACGCCAGGTCCGCGGCAGCACCCACCGCTAGCTCCGCTCCAGCCGGCGTTGCGGGCGCCGCGGTAAACAGCGCCTGTTCTCGCGCCACAGGCCATTTGAAGGCCTCGCAACCGGCGTCCTCGGCCATGGCCAAGCTGGCGCCTGCAAGGAGTGCGAATAGGCTGATGACGACTTTTTTCATGGCAAGCGAACCCACAGGTTTAGAGTGTTCATCTCAATACAACCATAGCGATATAAATGCAACCCTGACGAGAACGATATGAAAGGTCAAACTGGGGAACATTTCCAATCACCGATTGTTGATGGCGCGCCATGGGAAGTGAATGGTCCATCGCCGGGCAACAATCTATGGCCGAACCGGGAGGGTGAAAATGGAGTTTTAGATGAAGCTTTTTGAAGGCCTCTCCAGATACCAGCCGCAAGCGCTCGGCGTGCTGCGTATCATGACCGCGCTGCAATTCGTCGAACATGGCAGCCAGAAACTGTTCAACTTCCCCGCCAGCGCCGAGCCTCACGTCCTCACCGGGCTAACGACGGCCGCCGGCATCCTCGAATTCGCCGGCGGCATCCTGCTGGCGCTCGGCCTGTTCACCCGCCCGGTCGCGTTCCTTCTGGCCGGCGAGATGGCGATCGCCTATTTCATGGCGCACTACCCGCGCGATTTCTTCCCCGTCAACAACAGCGGCGATTCGGCAATCTCCTTCTGCTTCATCTTCCTCTATCTGGTCTTCGCCGGCGCCGGCGCCTTTGCGCTGGACAATCGCGGCAAGGCCTGATGTCCCCGCGGGGGTGAGCTTTCACCCCCGCATCCGCTCGAAATTCGCATCGAACAGTGGTGTTGCCTGTATGCGCGCCGCATGGCGCTTGCCTAGCAACTCGATTTCGAAGCCGTCGCTTTCGTCGGCGATCTCCTTCGGCACATAGCCGACGGCGACCGACTTTTTCGAATGATGCGCGTAGCCGCCCGACGTCACCCAGCCACGCACGGCGCCGTCGAACCAGATCGGCTCGTCGCCGATAACATCGGCGTCGTCGGCGTCGAGGATGAAGCTGCGCAGCCGCAATTTGCCGCCTTGCTTGCGCTCGGTCAGCGCCGCCGCCTTGCCGATGAAATCCGCCTCCTTGCCATAGGCGACGAAGCGGTCCAGCCCGGCTTCGAGCGGCCCGTAGATCGGCCGGTATTCGCGCCCCCATGAGCCGTAGTTCTTCTCCAGCCTGAGCGCATTGAGCGCGCGCGAGCCGAACAGGCCGATGCCGAATTCTTCGCCCGCCGCCATCAAAGCATTGAACGCCGCGCGTTGATATTCCGGCGCCACCCAGATCTCGTAGCCGAGATCGCCTGTATAGCTGACGCGGCCGACCAGGCACGGCGCCATGCCGATATCCATCCTGGCCACCGCCATGAACGGAAAGGCCGCGTTGGAGACGTCCGCGCGGCTGACCTTGGCCAACACTTCCCGCGCCTTCGGCCCGGCAATGGCAAGGCCGGTGAGCTTCGCGCCCAGCGCCTCGATCTGGACCGAGCCGTCGCCAGGCAGATGCGCCTCGAACCAGCGCATATGGTACTGCTCGGCAATGCCGGAACCGGCGAGGAACCAGCCGTCGCTGCCCAGATTGGCGAGTGTGAAATCGCCGATCAGCCTGCCGTCGTCTTTCAGCATCGGCGCCAGCGTCATGCGGCCGGGTTTCGGCAGTTTGCAGGCAAGCATGCGGTCGAGCCAGGCCGCCGCCCCTTCACCCGTCACCTTGTATTTGGCGAAGCTTGAAATCTCCGCCAGGCCGACGCCGTCGCGCACCGTCGCGACCTCCCTGGCGACATGAGAAAAATCGCTGGAACGCCGCCAGGAGAACTCGTCCTTGATGCCTTCCGGCGCGTACCAGAGCGGCACTTCGAGCCCATAGGCGACGCCAAACTGCGCGCCCTTGGCCGACAATAGATCGTAGACCGGCGTCGTCTTCAGCGGCCGGCCGGCGGGCAATTCCTCATTGGGGAAGCGGATCGAAAAGCGCCTGGAATAGTTTTCGCGCACCTTGGCGTTGGTGTAGGCCATGGTCGCCCAGTCGCCATAGCGCGCCACATCCATGGCCCATATGTCGGCGCCGGGATCGCCCTCGATCATCCAGTTGGACAGCGCCAGCCCGACGCCGCCGCCCTGGCTGAAGCCGGCCATGACGCCGCAGGCAACCCAGAAACCCGGCAGGCCGCGCACCGGCCCGACCAGCGGGTTGCCGTCGGGCGCGAAGGTGAAGGGGCCGTTGATGATCTGTTTGATGCCGGTGTTCTGGAAGGCCGGGAAATGCCGGAACCCGACCTCCAGCGACGGCGCGATGCGGTCGATGTCGGGCGCCAGCAATTCATGGCCGAAATTCCAAGGCGTCTGATATTCCGACCACGGCCTGTTGGCCTTCTCGTAGGTGCCCATCAGCATGCCGCCGCGCTCCTGGCGCAGATAGAGCTCGCCGTCGAAATCGACCGCATGGATGATCTCCGTGCCGGTCTTGGCGTTCCAGGCGGCGACTTCCGGCATGTCCTCGGTGATCAGGTACATGTGCTCCATGGCCAGCACCGGCAGTTCGAGCCCGACCATGCGGCCGACCTCACGCGCCCACAGGCCGCCGGCATTGACGACATGCTCGGCCACCACCTCACCCTTGCTGGTGATGACGCGCCACATGCCATCCGGCCGCCGCACAATGTCCTCGACCTTGGTGAAGCGCTCGACCTCGGCGCCCAGTTTACGGGCGGCCTTGGCATAGGCGTGAGTGACGCCGGAGGGATCGAGATGCCCATCCTCCTTGTTGCGGACGGCGCCGACGAACTGCTTGGGGTCGAGCAGCGGCATCAGCTCGGCGGCTTCGTTGGGCGAGATCACTTCCAGGTCGATGCCGAGATAGCGGCCCTTGGCGACGACGCCGCGCAGCCAATCCAGCCGCGCCTCGGTCGCGGCGAGGAGCACGCCGCCGGTCAGGTGCACGCCGGTCGCCTGGCCCGACAGTTCCTCGATCTCCTTGTAGAGGCTGATCGTGTATTTCTGCAGCTTGGCGACGTTGGGGTCGCCATTGATTGTGTGCATGCCGCCCGCCGCGTGCCAGGTCGAGCCGGATGTCAGCTCGTCGCGCTCCAGAAGCATCACGTCGGTCCAGCCATGGCGGGCGAGATGGAACAGCACGGAACACCCGACGACACCGCCGCCAATGACCACGACCTTTGCATGCGATTTCATGGATTTTTCTCTGATATCAAAGGATTGGATGGGTGAGATGAATCAGGATGGGAGGCATCACGGCTCGCCCTGTCCGATCGCTTCCTTGCGCCTGGCCACATAGGCCTCCAGCGCTTCGCGCACGACGATGTCCATTGCCGGCTCGACATAGTCTTCCAGCGCCTTTTTCCACAGCCGCGTCGCGCGCGCTGTTGCATCGAGGCTGCCGGCCTCCTGCCAGGCTTCAAAATTCTGCCAGTTGGACAGCATCGGCTGGTAGAAGGCGGTGGCGTAGCGCTCGAGCGTGTGCGGCTCGCCGAAGAAATGGCCGCCCGTCGGCACCGCGCCCAACGCCTCGATGGCGAGTTCGGCCTCGTCGACCACGATCGGCCGCAGGAACTCCATCATGTGCTGGATCATCTCGACATCGATAATGAACTTTTCGAACGACGCCGTCAGCCCGCCCTCCTGCCAGCCGGCGGCGTGGTAGACGAGATTGCCATGGCCAAGCACCGCGCCCCACAGCGCCATCAGCGTCTCATAGGCGCCTTGCGCGTCCGCCGCGTTGGAGGCCGAGCCGGGCGTCGTCCGGTAGGGCAGCCCATAGCGCCGCGCCAATTGCCCGGATGCAATATTGGCCTTGGTATTTTCAGGTGTACCGAAGGCCGGCGCGCCGGACTTCATGTCGACATTGGAGGTGAAGGCGCCGTACATCACCGGCGCCGCCGGCCGCACCAGCTGCGTCAGCACCACGCCGAACAGCGCCTCGGCATTCTGCTGCGCCAAGGCACCCGCCAGCGTCACCGGGCTCATCGCCCCCATCAGCGTGAACGGCGTCACCGCCACCGACTGGCCGAACTCGGCCATGGTCATCAGCCCCTCGGCCATCATCTCATCGAAGCGGCGCGGCGAGTTGACCGAGATGATGGTGGCGATGCCCGGATCGTCGCGCATCTGGTCCAACGTCAGGCCGCGCGCGATCGCCATCATCTCGATGCCGTCCAGCGCCCTGCCCCGGCCGATGGCCGAGACATGAAAGCTCTTGTCGGTCAGCGTCAGATTGGTGAAATAGGTGTCGAGATGGCGCGAATTGGCTGGAAGTTCGACAGGCGCGCAGACCTGGTTGCCCAGCATATGAACGCAGTTGAAATGCTGCGCCAGCCGGGTCAGGTCCGCATAGTCTCTGAGATTGCCGGCGCGGCGGCCACGCTCCATATCGTGCACATTGGGCGGGCCGGCGACGAGGGTGAAATTGATGGTGTTGCCACCAAGATGAATGGCGTTGGCCGGATTGCGCGGCGTCAGCGTATAGCTGGACCGGGTGGTCTTCAGTGCCTCGTCGACCATGCCGCGATCGAGGCGGACATTGGCCGAGGCGTGATCAACCCTGGCACCCGCCTGCTCGAACAGCGACAGCGCCCGCGGACTCATCACCTCAATGCCGAAATTCTCCAAAATATGCATCGAAGCCTGATGGATCGCCTCGATCTGGTCGGACGACAGCAACGCCATCGGCGGATAGGGATTGGTCACCCGCCTTTGCGGCAGCTGCGGGATGGGCGCTGGCCCCCGGTTGCTGGTGCGCTCGGCGCCGCGCTTGCGTCTTGGTTCGTTCATGCCGGCATCAAAGCTTCGGCAAGGCGGGCAAGCTGTCAGAAATACGCCGTTTACGGGCGCGATTTTAGCCAAGGCGGCATTTCTGCAAAACGACTTTATAAAAAGCGACAGTAAGCGGCGGAATACTACTATGGCATTTTCTCGGACGCTCATGCCGATGATGCGTTAACGGCGGCGGCAAGATTCCCTTTATGATTTCGGCCTATTGCTCACCCAATGCGTAGGTCGAGTTTTAGTAAAATTGTAGCGGTTGGCGTGTTGCTGGCACTTTCGG comes from Mesorhizobium japonicum MAFF 303099 and encodes:
- a CDS encoding GcvT family protein, with amino-acid sequence MKSHAKVVVIGGGVVGCSVLFHLARHGWTDVMLLERDELTSGSTWHAAGGMHTINGDPNVAKLQKYTISLYKEIEELSGQATGVHLTGGVLLAATEARLDWLRGVVAKGRYLGIDLEVISPNEAAELMPLLDPKQFVGAVRNKEDGHLDPSGVTHAYAKAARKLGAEVERFTKVEDIVRRPDGMWRVITSKGEVVAEHVVNAGGLWAREVGRMVGLELPVLAMEHMYLITEDMPEVAAWNAKTGTEIIHAVDFDGELYLRQERGGMLMGTYEKANRPWSEYQTPWNFGHELLAPDIDRIAPSLEVGFRHFPAFQNTGIKQIINGPFTFAPDGNPLVGPVRGLPGFWVACGVMAGFSQGGGVGLALSNWMIEGDPGADIWAMDVARYGDWATMAYTNAKVRENYSRRFSIRFPNEELPAGRPLKTTPVYDLLSAKGAQFGVAYGLEVPLWYAPEGIKDEFSWRRSSDFSHVAREVATVRDGVGLAEISSFAKYKVTGEGAAAWLDRMLACKLPKPGRMTLAPMLKDDGRLIGDFTLANLGSDGWFLAGSGIAEQYHMRWFEAHLPGDGSVQIEALGAKLTGLAIAGPKAREVLAKVSRADVSNAAFPFMAVARMDIGMAPCLVGRVSYTGDLGYEIWVAPEYQRAAFNALMAAGEEFGIGLFGSRALNALRLEKNYGSWGREYRPIYGPLEAGLDRFVAYGKEADFIGKAAALTERKQGGKLRLRSFILDADDADVIGDEPIWFDGAVRGWVTSGGYAHHSKKSVAVGYVPKEIADESDGFEIELLGKRHAARIQATPLFDANFERMRG
- a CDS encoding trimethylamine methyltransferase family protein, producing MNEPRRKRGAERTSNRGPAPIPQLPQRRVTNPYPPMALLSSDQIEAIHQASMHILENFGIEVMSPRALSLFEQAGARVDHASANVRLDRGMVDEALKTTRSSYTLTPRNPANAIHLGGNTINFTLVAGPPNVHDMERGRRAGNLRDYADLTRLAQHFNCVHMLGNQVCAPVELPANSRHLDTYFTNLTLTDKSFHVSAIGRGRALDGIEMMAIARGLTLDQMRDDPGIATIISVNSPRRFDEMMAEGLMTMAEFGQSVAVTPFTLMGAMSPVTLAGALAQQNAEALFGVVLTQLVRPAAPVMYGAFTSNVDMKSGAPAFGTPENTKANIASGQLARRYGLPYRTTPGSASNAADAQGAYETLMALWGAVLGHGNLVYHAAGWQEGGLTASFEKFIIDVEMIQHMMEFLRPIVVDEAELAIEALGAVPTGGHFFGEPHTLERYATAFYQPMLSNWQNFEAWQEAGSLDATARATRLWKKALEDYVEPAMDIVVREALEAYVARRKEAIGQGEP